The proteins below come from a single candidate division WOR-3 bacterium genomic window:
- the purQ gene encoding phosphoribosylformylglycinamidine synthase I has translation MTVKVGVLFTSGTNCDEETINAFRLVGAQAERIYLTELKRNPKILQRYQILCLPGGFTYGDYLHAGKIFANNLKVLLKDALLDFYNQGKLILGICNGFQVLVKAGLLPDFSFIEKASLVTNDSNRFECRWVYLRVNSYSPCVFTKGLDFFTLPVAHTEGKFVVDNPTTLDKIVKENLMVLQYTDEKGEFQGYPYNPNGSVNNIAGICDHTGRIFGLMPHPERASLLYQYPFSMRPTEPLGVFIFKNAIRYVQKNL, from the coding sequence ATGACTGTTAAAGTGGGCGTGCTGTTTACTTCCGGAACAAATTGTGACGAAGAGACTATAAATGCATTTCGATTGGTTGGGGCTCAGGCCGAGAGAATTTATTTAACCGAACTAAAAAGAAATCCTAAGATACTGCAACGCTATCAGATTTTGTGCCTTCCGGGAGGCTTTACTTATGGGGATTATTTGCATGCAGGAAAAATTTTTGCTAATAATCTAAAAGTTTTGTTAAAAGACGCCCTACTCGATTTTTATAATCAAGGCAAATTGATCTTGGGAATCTGTAACGGTTTTCAAGTTTTAGTGAAAGCTGGATTGCTTCCTGATTTTTCATTTATTGAAAAGGCAAGCCTTGTTACTAATGACTCTAATCGGTTTGAATGTCGTTGGGTTTATTTAAGAGTTAATTCATACTCACCGTGCGTTTTCACAAAAGGACTTGATTTTTTTACCTTGCCAGTTGCCCATACTGAAGGTAAATTTGTAGTTGACAACCCCACAACCTTAGATAAAATAGTAAAGGAGAATTTGATGGTTCTACAGTATACTGACGAAAAAGGCGAGTTTCAGGGCTATCCTTATAATCCGAATGGATCGGTGAATAATATTGCCGGTATCTGTGATCACACCGGCCGAATATTTGGCCTCATGCCCCATCCCGAACGGGCATCGCTACTTTACCAATATCCTTTTTCAATGCGCCCCACGGAACCGTTGGGGGTTTTTATATTTAAAAATGCTATTCGATATGTCCAAAAAAACTTGTAA
- the secY gene encoding preprotein translocase subunit SecY: MLSNVPNIFKIPDLRKKILITLALVAVYRLGTHIPVPGINAQALALLLAQMRGTVFGLYDIFVGGALSRASIFALGIMPYISASIIFQLLGAVFPYLEKLQRDEEGRKKINQYTRYATVLLAAIQASAISVYLEAQPPTAAGPIVAIGGFFFRILTIVTMVAGTIFVMWLGEQITDKGIGNGISFIIFVGCLDTVPQDILRTFQLVRLGEISWFALLVIVLIIFGVYAGVVLITQAMRKIPVQYPKRIVGRRMYGGQSTYIPLRINTAGVIPIIFAQSLIVFPSTVATFIKADWLNAVQRLLAPGAWLYSLLYAGLIIFFTYFYTSVVFNPREMAENMQRYGGFIPGIRPGEKTAEFLDRSLSLLTFPGALFLAVMALLPYYLMHVLKVPFYFGGTTLLIIVGVALDTIQQIEAHLVMRHYEGLLKGTKIRGRR; the protein is encoded by the coding sequence ATGTTAAGTAATGTTCCGAATATTTTTAAAATTCCCGATTTACGAAAAAAGATCCTTATTACCTTAGCCTTAGTTGCGGTATATCGACTCGGGACCCATATTCCGGTACCGGGGATTAATGCCCAGGCCTTAGCACTACTTTTAGCCCAGATGCGCGGCACCGTATTTGGTCTTTATGATATTTTCGTTGGCGGAGCACTTTCCCGAGCTTCGATATTTGCTTTGGGTATTATGCCCTATATCTCAGCCTCAATTATTTTTCAATTGTTAGGTGCGGTATTCCCTTATTTAGAAAAACTACAACGAGATGAGGAGGGACGAAAAAAGATTAACCAGTATACTCGGTATGCCACTGTTCTATTAGCTGCAATTCAAGCTTCGGCAATCTCAGTCTATTTAGAAGCCCAGCCGCCAACAGCTGCCGGTCCAATTGTTGCCATCGGTGGATTTTTCTTTAGAATTCTTACCATCGTGACCATGGTCGCCGGCACAATTTTTGTGATGTGGTTAGGCGAGCAGATAACTGATAAAGGTATTGGCAATGGGATCTCGTTTATTATTTTTGTGGGCTGTTTAGATACGGTGCCTCAAGATATTCTTAGAACATTTCAGCTTGTTAGGCTTGGAGAGATCTCTTGGTTTGCCTTATTAGTTATTGTGCTAATTATCTTTGGTGTTTATGCTGGAGTAGTATTAATAACTCAGGCTATGAGAAAAATCCCGGTGCAATATCCTAAACGCATTGTTGGTCGGCGTATGTATGGTGGTCAATCTACTTATATTCCCTTAAGAATTAATACTGCGGGCGTGATACCGATTATCTTTGCCCAAAGTTTAATTGTTTTCCCCTCGACGGTAGCGACTTTTATTAAGGCCGATTGGCTGAATGCTGTGCAACGGCTTCTTGCTCCGGGGGCCTGGCTTTATAGTCTGTTATATGCTGGACTAATTATTTTCTTTACCTACTTTTATACTTCGGTGGTTTTCAATCCCCGAGAAATGGCCGAAAATATGCAACGCTACGGTGGTTTTATTCCGGGTATTCGCCCCGGCGAAAAAACAGCCGAGTTTCTTGACCGGAGTCTTTCGTTATTAACATTTCCCGGGGCCCTCTTTTTAGCCGTTATGGCTCTCCTACCATATTATTTAATGCATGTTTTGAAAGTACCCTTCTATTTTGGAGGTACAACCTTATTAATCATTGTTGGTGTAGCCTTAGATACGATCCAGCAAATTGAAGCCCACTTGGTGATGCGTCATTACGAAGGTCTTCTTAAGGGTACAAAAATTCGGGGACGCCGATAA